Below is a genomic region from Gammaproteobacteria bacterium.
ACGCTGCGCATGTCCGCGCATCCGCCGCGCGAAATCCCCAGGCGCGAGTCGGTGTGGAAGAGTCTGGGCGACGGCCTGGGTTTCGTGTGGCGTTCGCCGCTGATCCTGTACGCGATCACGCTGGACATGGTCGCCGTGCTCTGTGGTGGCGTGATCGCAATTCTGCCGGTGTTCTCGATCGACATCCTTCACGTCGGTCCGCAGGGTCTCGGCATTCTGCGTGCCGCGCCGGCCGTGGGCGCGATGCTCACCATGCTGATCTGTACCGCCTTCACGCCGACGCACCGACCCTGGCGCAACCTGCTGCTGGCCGTGGTCGGCTTCGGCATGGCAACGCTGGTGTTCGCGGTGTCCAAGCTGTTCTGGCTGTCGGTGCTGGCGCTGTTCCTGACCGGCATCTTCGACGCCGTGAGCGTCGTCATCCGGCAGACCATCCTGCAGGCGCTGCCGCCGGACCATGTGCGCGGCCGGGTGTTGTCGGTTTCCAGCATCTTCGTGTCCGCCTCCAATGAACTCGGCGCCTTCACCTCCAGCGCCATGGTGCGTTTCCTCGGGGCCGTGCCCGGCGTGCTGGTCGGTGCCGCGCTGACGCTGGTCAGCGTCGGCTACATGTGGAAGCGCGGCAAGGGACTGGACAAGGTGCGGGTGGACTGATCGCTTCCGGCACGCTCAAGTGGTTATGCTTGAGGCTCCGATGAATTTCGCCGACGAACAACTCGCCGTCAGCACCGTCGACAGCGTTGATCTGTCGATGGAGCTGGCCGGTGTCGGCGCGCGTGCCTACGCGTTTTCGATCGACTGGTCGATACGCGCGCTGGGTGCCGCATTCTGGCTGCTGCTTGCGACCGGCATTCGCAACGTTCCGGGCGTCGAACTCGGCGCGATCGGTTTCTTTGCTCCGGCCGCCGTGATCTACCTCGGCTATCACCCCGTGCTCGAACTGCTGCGCCGCGGCGTCAGTCCCGGAAAGCGCATCGCCGGCCTGATCGTGGTGCGCAACGACGGTGGCGCGCCCGGTCCCGGCGCGATCGTGCTGCGCAATCTGTTTCGTCTGA
It encodes:
- a CDS encoding RDD family protein, which gives rise to MNFADEQLAVSTVDSVDLSMELAGVGARAYAFSIDWSIRALGAAFWLLLATGIRNVPGVELGAIGFFAPAAVIYLGYHPVLELLRRGVSPGKRIAGLIVVRNDGGAPGPGAIVLRNLFRLIDSLPVCYALGLVLMFATRRQTRLGDIVSGSLVVYASRQRLRMSDTVLADEGLPPRTALLIEEVLQRWDELVPDARAALGSKLLSQIDLPVPADAAAIREHLQTALRTGAA
- a CDS encoding MFS transporter: MPPDSTPNAAPPRKDAFAALRYPEFRNLILANVLLTCGRLIQEVTIGYELYRITGNALMLGLVGLAQVIPFMAVALFGGHVADRRDKRRLMAMAQGVMLLGSVVLAWIMWSSRSDSSIADATELTLIYATMAAMGFARAFYSPAMSSLRAELVPREIYSNASAWSSTFWQGGAITGPALAGFLIAGFEVNGTLLIVVAMMVLSLLATLRMSAHPPREIPRRESVWKSLGDGLGFVWRSPLILYAITLDMVAVLCGGVIAILPVFSIDILHVGPQGLGILRAAPAVGAMLTMLICTAFTPTHRPWRNLLLAVVGFGMATLVFAVSKLFWLSVLALFLTGIFDAVSVVIRQTILQALPPDHVRGRVLSVSSIFVSASNELGAFTSSAMVRFLGAVPGVLVGAALTLVSVGYMWKRGKGLDKVRVD